The proteins below come from a single Methyloprofundus sedimenti genomic window:
- the ispH gene encoding 4-hydroxy-3-methylbut-2-enyl diphosphate reductase, which yields MKIELANPRGFCAGVDRAIEIVDRALEAFGAPIYVRHEVVHNRTVVDGLREKGAIFIEELSDVPEGSYLIFSAHGVSKKVQQEAVERNLTVFDATCPLVTKVHIQVAKHAKADREVFLIGHAGHPEVEGTMGQYEKCTENGAIYLVETPEDVKTVKVNNPKNLAYVTQTTLSMTDTSIMVDALHEHFPHIQEQKKDDICYATQNRQDAVHDLAETADIILVVGSTNSSNSNRLREIAEQLGKSAYLIDTASDMHKDWFTGIDVVGVTAGASAPEVLVQEVIKQLQEWGGETVTEIKGIEEKVVFTLPRELQLHMQQR from the coding sequence ATGAAAATTGAACTTGCTAACCCTAGAGGTTTTTGTGCTGGCGTAGACCGCGCAATTGAAATCGTTGACCGTGCTCTCGAAGCTTTTGGCGCTCCAATTTATGTCCGTCATGAAGTCGTACATAACCGAACCGTAGTTGACGGTCTCAGAGAAAAAGGCGCTATTTTTATAGAAGAATTATCCGATGTCCCTGAAGGCTCTTATCTGATATTTAGTGCACACGGTGTGTCCAAAAAAGTACAGCAAGAAGCTGTAGAAAGAAACCTTACCGTCTTCGACGCAACCTGCCCTCTGGTTACAAAAGTTCATATTCAGGTTGCTAAACATGCTAAAGCGGATAGAGAGGTTTTCCTGATTGGACATGCAGGCCACCCTGAAGTAGAAGGCACAATGGGGCAATATGAAAAGTGCACTGAGAATGGCGCTATATACCTGGTTGAAACACCCGAGGATGTCAAAACTGTCAAAGTTAATAACCCGAAAAATCTAGCCTACGTAACTCAAACCACCTTATCAATGACTGATACCAGCATCATGGTCGATGCACTGCACGAACACTTCCCGCATATTCAAGAGCAAAAGAAAGATGATATATGCTATGCCACGCAAAACCGTCAGGATGCTGTTCACGACCTTGCTGAAACAGCTGATATTATTCTGGTTGTGGGCTCAACTAACAGCTCTAACTCAAACCGTTTACGGGAAATTGCAGAGCAACTAGGGAAGTCAGCTTACTTGATTGATACTGCAAGTGACATGCATAAAGACTGGTTCACTGGTATTGATGTTGTCGGTGTAACGGCAGGCGCATCCGCTCCTGAAGTACTTGTACAGGAAGTTATTAAACAATTACAGGAATGGGGCGGCGAAACAGTCACTGAGATTAAAGGCATTGAAGAAAAAGTTGTTTTTACATTACCTAGAGAATTACAACTACATATGCAACAACGCTGA
- a CDS encoding ComF family protein, whose translation MKIVNNWYDIIQYSLLPPSCILCGNRGMQHMDLCQSCYNGLIKGGNHCYCCAKPFASDSLNLQLCGECLKNHPAFDRTYAPFVHKGAMRYLINRCKFNGAYKNSRLLGLLLTDYLATNAELPQLIIPVPLHPKRYRQRGFNQTLEIAKIIAQKLSIPIDNNCCLHVKNTPHQISLTAKQRHKNIKNAFKMIKTPKARHIAILDDVMTTGATANELAKTLKSSGVSQVDVWVCARAT comes from the coding sequence ATGAAAATAGTAAACAACTGGTACGATATTATACAATATAGTTTGCTACCGCCTAGCTGTATCTTATGTGGAAATCGAGGCATGCAGCACATGGACCTCTGCCAGTCCTGTTACAACGGGTTAATAAAAGGAGGAAATCATTGTTATTGTTGTGCAAAACCATTTGCAAGCGACAGCCTGAATCTACAATTATGCGGTGAATGCCTGAAGAATCATCCCGCTTTTGATAGAACCTATGCACCTTTTGTGCATAAGGGAGCAATGCGTTACCTGATTAATCGCTGCAAATTTAATGGTGCCTATAAAAATTCTCGTTTACTAGGTCTGCTACTCACAGACTATCTAGCTACAAATGCGGAGCTTCCACAACTCATTATTCCTGTACCACTGCACCCAAAACGTTACCGGCAAAGGGGCTTTAATCAAACTCTGGAAATCGCCAAAATTATTGCGCAAAAATTGTCTATCCCTATTGATAACAACTGTTGTCTACATGTAAAAAACACACCTCATCAAATTTCCTTAACAGCAAAGCAAAGACACAAAAATATTAAAAATGCCTTTAAGATGATAAAAACACCTAAAGCCAGACATATTGCTATTTTGGATGACGTAATGACCACTGGCGCAACAGCTAATGAGTTGGCTAAAACCCTAAAGTCGAGTGGTGTCAGTCAGGTTGATGTCTGGGTTTGTGCGCGTGCCACATAA
- the rpsR gene encoding 30S ribosomal protein S18 has protein sequence MARQMRRKKHYTFGAEGESNAIDYKNIELLGEFVTETGKIVPSRITGTTAKNQRQITTAIKRARYIALIPFCDAHE, from the coding sequence ATGGCACGTCAAATGAGACGCAAAAAGCATTATACTTTTGGTGCGGAAGGTGAAAGCAATGCAATCGATTATAAAAATATCGAACTGCTTGGTGAATTCGTAACTGAAACAGGAAAAATTGTTCCTAGCCGTATTACGGGAACGACTGCAAAAAATCAAAGACAAATAACAACCGCTATTAAACGTGCGCGTTATATTGCCTTGATTCCATTTTGTGACGCACACGAATAA
- the bioB gene encoding biotin synthase BioB, which translates to MSSHPINANSILRHNWQLEEVKALFSQPFNDLLFQAQSIHRSHFDPNEVQISSLLSIKTGSCSEDCGYCPQSARYDSDLTPEALMPVEEVLKSAQQAKEAGASRFCMGAAWRSPKDKDVARVVEMVKGVKALGMETCVTLGMLSDEQTKTLKEGGLDYYNHNLDTSEDYYSEVITTRTYQDRLDTLERVRDAGINVCCGGIVGMGESDDDRANLLIELANLPKHPESVPINMLVQVEGTPLMGTDKLEPFMFIRMIAVARILMPHSRVRLSAGRTDMSDEMQALCFFAGANSIFYGDKLLTTDNPMTNHDLALFDRLGVRSAGSSYAS; encoded by the coding sequence ATGTCATCACATCCAATTAATGCTAATTCTATACTACGTCATAACTGGCAGCTAGAGGAAGTGAAAGCTTTATTTAGCCAGCCGTTTAATGACTTGCTTTTTCAGGCGCAAAGCATTCACCGCAGTCATTTTGATCCCAATGAAGTGCAAATCAGCAGCCTGTTGAGTATTAAAACCGGTTCATGCTCGGAAGATTGCGGGTATTGTCCGCAAAGCGCGCGTTATGATTCAGATTTAACGCCAGAAGCACTGATGCCCGTTGAGGAGGTCTTGAAATCGGCACAACAGGCAAAGGAAGCCGGTGCCTCACGTTTTTGTATGGGTGCTGCCTGGCGTAGTCCTAAAGATAAAGATGTCGCACGAGTCGTAGAAATGGTGAAAGGTGTAAAAGCATTGGGTATGGAAACCTGTGTGACTCTGGGGATGCTAAGCGATGAACAGACTAAAACCTTAAAAGAAGGCGGTCTGGATTATTACAATCATAATCTGGATACTTCAGAAGATTATTATTCAGAAGTGATTACTACCCGAACTTATCAGGATCGTTTGGATACTTTAGAACGAGTACGCGATGCCGGTATTAATGTCTGCTGTGGTGGTATTGTCGGCATGGGTGAGAGTGATGATGACCGGGCAAATCTATTAATTGAATTGGCGAATTTACCTAAGCATCCGGAAAGTGTGCCGATTAATATGCTGGTACAAGTGGAAGGCACACCTTTGATGGGGACCGATAAGCTGGAGCCATTTATGTTTATTCGTATGATTGCCGTCGCACGTATTTTAATGCCGCATTCTCGGGTCAGGTTGTCCGCAGGGCGTACAGATATGTCTGATGAAATGCAGGCTCTGTGTTTTTTTGCAGGCGCAAATTCTATTTTTTATGGCGATAAGTTATTAACGACTGATAACCCCATGACGAATCATGATTTAGCTTTATTTGATCGTTTGGGTGTGCGGTCAGCTGGTTCGAGCTACGCAAGCTAA
- the rpsF gene encoding 30S ribosomal protein S6, with protein MRHYEIVFLVHPDQSAQVPAMIDRYRASIEGASGSIHRLEDWGRRHLAYPIKKLQKAHYVLMNIECDQATLAELESSFRFNDAVLRSMTLLMANAVTGASVIASASVEEVKAERVAPEVQTEEAVAEPEAEAAKAEDADTDSDSDNI; from the coding sequence ATGCGACATTATGAAATTGTCTTTTTAGTTCATCCTGATCAAAGCGCTCAAGTGCCGGCAATGATAGATCGTTATCGTGCATCTATTGAGGGTGCATCAGGATCTATTCATCGCTTGGAAGATTGGGGGCGTAGACATCTAGCCTATCCAATTAAAAAGCTGCAAAAAGCACATTATGTATTGATGAATATCGAATGTGATCAAGCAACTCTTGCTGAGTTGGAAAGTAGCTTCCGTTTTAATGATGCGGTGCTGCGTAGCATGACTTTATTGATGGCAAATGCGGTTACTGGAGCATCGGTTATTGCATCAGCATCTGTAGAAGAAGTTAAGGCAGAGAGAGTAGCGCCTGAAGTGCAAACTGAAGAAGCTGTTGCAGAGCCTGAAGCAGAAGCAGCAAAAGCAGAAGATGCTGATACTGATTCTGATTCTGATAACATTTAA
- the rraA gene encoding ribonuclease E activity regulator RraA — MTFTTADLCDKHSSAADFQIAEPIFKAFGSTRCFSGQISTVKVFEDNVLIRELLEKKVSHRILVIDGGGSLHCALLGENLANTAYQNGWQGIIIYGCIRDSDVINQLPIGIRALHTYPLKSHKKGPGERDNTCVFAGVHFKTDHYLYADNDGIIVSQNPLT; from the coding sequence ATGACATTCACAACTGCCGACCTTTGCGACAAGCATTCATCAGCTGCCGACTTTCAAATAGCTGAACCCATTTTCAAAGCTTTTGGCTCAACGCGCTGTTTTTCTGGACAAATCAGCACCGTTAAAGTATTTGAAGACAATGTTTTAATACGTGAATTATTAGAAAAAAAAGTTAGCCATCGCATTTTAGTCATTGACGGAGGAGGCTCTCTCCACTGTGCTCTACTTGGCGAAAACCTGGCAAATACTGCTTACCAAAATGGCTGGCAGGGCATTATTATTTACGGCTGCATCCGCGACTCTGATGTGATTAACCAGCTGCCCATTGGCATTCGCGCGTTACACACGTACCCATTAAAAAGCCATAAAAAAGGGCCTGGAGAACGTGATAATACCTGTGTGTTTGCCGGCGTTCATTTTAAAACCGATCATTATCTCTATGCAGATAACGACGGCATTATTGTTTCCCAAAATCCATTAACTTAA
- the bioH gene encoding pimeloyl-ACP methyl ester esterase BioH — MTALHQEIYGHGEPIVMLHGWAMHTGVWRDFAQLLAAEHQVVCLDLPGHGRSASIAPYTLDAVVDAIYTQLPEKASVLVGWSLGGNIALRLAEKYPQRIKSLLLIANNPHFIEIESWPGMPPQLLQEFANNLQNNCMQTLWRFLSLQVQGKADVKSSLKQIKRAMQECALPDPDALMAGLSMLQTIDQRDALSNLNKPVRMILGELDTLVPVSVGKQCQLLSAQIDIKVIPGAGHIPFISDQKLLLTLIQEFMLRSNR; from the coding sequence ATGACGGCTTTGCATCAGGAAATATACGGGCATGGTGAGCCGATCGTCATGCTGCATGGCTGGGCAATGCATACAGGGGTATGGCGAGATTTTGCGCAATTGCTGGCGGCAGAGCATCAGGTTGTATGCCTGGATTTGCCAGGGCATGGACGAAGCGCGAGTATTGCTCCTTATACTTTAGACGCAGTCGTGGATGCAATCTATACACAGCTACCTGAAAAGGCGAGTGTATTGGTGGGCTGGTCACTGGGTGGGAATATTGCATTACGACTGGCGGAAAAATACCCACAGCGAATTAAATCCTTACTGCTGATTGCCAATAACCCGCATTTTATCGAAATAGAGTCATGGCCAGGAATGCCTCCCCAGCTTCTTCAAGAGTTTGCTAATAATTTACAAAACAACTGTATGCAGACCTTATGGCGATTTTTGAGTTTGCAGGTGCAGGGGAAGGCAGATGTCAAATCCAGTTTAAAGCAAATTAAACGGGCCATGCAAGAATGTGCTCTACCTGATCCTGATGCCTTGATGGCTGGCCTGAGCATGTTACAGACAATTGATCAAAGAGACGCTTTAAGCAATTTAAACAAACCTGTACGGATGATTTTAGGAGAGTTGGATACCCTGGTGCCGGTATCTGTAGGTAAGCAGTGTCAGTTATTATCCGCGCAGATTGATATAAAAGTTATTCCCGGAGCGGGACATATACCTTTTATCTCTGATCAAAAGCTGTTATTGACTCTTATACAGGAATTTATGTTACGGAGTAATCGTTAA
- the bioF gene encoding 8-amino-7-oxononanoate synthase, which produces MDSSGLAESLELLKQNNLYRSRRVIDSVRGVNVLVDGRELINFCSNDYLGLASHPDVVASFRRAANQYGVGSGSAHLVCGHGREHHALEDELAEFTGRDRALLFSTGYMANLGVITALMGKGDVIYQDRLNHASLLDGGLMSGARFKRYLHKDMHNLQQKMHIQSPGQKAMIVTDGVFSMDGDYAPLQALSALAQRQAAYLMVDDAHGFGVLGATGAGLVEQCQLNQQQVPVLVGTLGKAFGTSGAFVAGSDVLIESIIQKARSYIYTTALPPAIAAATRTSLLYVKQDNWRRDKLKKLVQRFQAGVRQIGLSLMPSESAIQPIMLGGSQQAVQASDYLFQQGFWVSAIRPPTVPQGSARLRITFSALHNEQQVDQLLSALEYLPV; this is translated from the coding sequence ATGGATTCGAGTGGTCTAGCGGAGTCACTTGAGTTATTAAAGCAGAACAATTTATATCGCTCCAGACGGGTGATTGATTCTGTCCGGGGTGTCAATGTACTGGTGGATGGTCGAGAGCTTATAAATTTTTGCAGTAATGACTATTTAGGCCTGGCGAGTCATCCGGATGTCGTCGCATCATTCCGGCGAGCAGCTAATCAATATGGTGTTGGTAGTGGCTCTGCGCATTTAGTTTGCGGGCATGGGCGAGAGCATCATGCTTTAGAAGATGAACTGGCGGAGTTTACCGGGAGAGACCGTGCCTTATTATTTTCAACGGGTTATATGGCAAATCTGGGTGTTATAACGGCGCTGATGGGCAAGGGTGATGTTATTTATCAGGATAGACTGAATCATGCTTCTTTATTAGATGGCGGTTTAATGTCTGGAGCACGATTTAAACGCTACTTGCATAAAGATATGCACAATTTACAACAAAAAATGCATATCCAGTCGCCGGGGCAAAAAGCAATGATTGTAACGGATGGGGTATTTAGTATGGATGGTGATTACGCCCCTTTACAGGCATTGTCTGCCTTGGCACAGCGACAGGCTGCTTATTTAATGGTAGATGATGCGCATGGCTTTGGTGTGTTAGGTGCCACTGGTGCTGGTTTGGTGGAGCAGTGCCAGTTAAATCAACAGCAAGTGCCTGTGTTAGTCGGTACATTAGGCAAGGCATTTGGTACCAGCGGCGCATTTGTTGCGGGTTCTGACGTTCTGATTGAAAGCATCATTCAAAAAGCCAGATCCTATATTTATACCACAGCTTTACCCCCGGCTATTGCCGCTGCAACTAGAACAAGTTTGCTTTATGTTAAGCAAGATAATTGGCGTAGAGATAAACTAAAGAAACTGGTGCAACGTTTTCAGGCAGGTGTCAGGCAAATAGGTTTATCATTAATGCCTTCTGAATCGGCTATTCAGCCTATTATGCTAGGTGGCAGTCAGCAAGCAGTACAGGCCAGTGATTATTTATTTCAACAAGGATTTTGGGTCAGTGCGATACGTCCACCGACTGTACCTCAGGGAAGTGCGCGCTTACGTATTACCTTTTCTGCCTTACATAATGAACAGCAGGTTGATCAGCTATTGAGTGCCTTAGAGTATTTGCCGGTATGA
- a CDS encoding YgaP family membrane protein: MKANVGGLDKKIRIAAGIIIIAAGAYFQSWWGAIGIIPIATGLINWCPAYLPLGISTCKTSDTE; this comes from the coding sequence ATGAAAGCTAATGTTGGTGGACTCGATAAAAAAATTAGAATTGCTGCAGGCATCATTATTATTGCAGCGGGGGCATATTTTCAATCCTGGTGGGGTGCCATTGGCATTATTCCCATAGCAACAGGCTTGATTAACTGGTGTCCAGCTTATCTACCTTTAGGCATATCAACCTGTAAAACAAGTGACACAGAATAA
- a CDS encoding 3-deoxy-D-manno-octulosonic acid transferase, with the protein MYYFYIALFYLLLPFWSIFHYVRGLKKKDYHARWKEFLGFYAKNHAQQVIWLHAASVGEVEAANALINYFHDNSVYPVLVTTSTEPGYQRVLALQGNRVEHVYMPLDMPDVMSRFFNHFQPRLVLIMETEIWPVLFTKCANKSIPLFIVNARLSETSAKGYRKLRFFLQKVFAGISGVIVQTEVDALRYRDIGLNAEKISVSGNIKLDMIIPASINEQAAQIKHNLFPGRLIFIVGSTHQGEEGLFLSAYQRLKQQFPSLLLILVPRQPKRAHEISSLCLADKLSVVRRTESKPCAESTDVFLVDTIGELKQMYAVAECSFVAGSMVPIGGHNIFEPILLDVPVLFGPYMKNSELLAQQLLDAKGAVQCFNVEDIVNNVALVLSQPQVKNQLVSAGRVFVEQNKGALGRTVEVINRLCGTRTNPDINLTDTTRL; encoded by the coding sequence ATGTATTACTTCTATATTGCTTTGTTTTACCTGCTATTACCTTTTTGGTCTATTTTTCATTATGTCAGAGGGCTAAAGAAGAAAGATTACCATGCTCGATGGAAAGAATTTTTAGGCTTTTATGCAAAAAATCATGCTCAGCAAGTCATCTGGCTGCATGCGGCATCAGTTGGCGAAGTTGAAGCCGCCAATGCCTTGATTAATTATTTTCACGATAACTCTGTTTATCCTGTGTTAGTAACCACAAGTACAGAGCCTGGATATCAACGTGTTCTGGCTTTGCAGGGCAATAGAGTCGAGCATGTGTATATGCCTCTAGATATGCCTGATGTCATGTCGCGTTTTTTTAATCATTTTCAGCCCCGGTTAGTGCTGATTATGGAAACGGAGATCTGGCCGGTTTTGTTCACAAAGTGTGCAAATAAATCGATTCCTCTCTTTATCGTTAATGCAAGATTGTCCGAAACATCTGCTAAAGGTTACCGAAAGCTGCGTTTTTTCTTGCAAAAAGTCTTTGCTGGTATTTCAGGTGTTATTGTACAAACAGAAGTGGATGCATTGCGCTATCGTGATATAGGTTTAAACGCAGAAAAAATCAGCGTATCAGGTAATATTAAGTTAGATATGATAATTCCTGCGTCTATAAACGAACAGGCCGCGCAAATTAAGCATAATTTATTCCCCGGGCGCCTGATTTTTATTGTTGGCAGTACTCATCAAGGAGAGGAAGGACTTTTTTTAAGTGCATATCAACGTTTAAAGCAACAATTTCCATCGCTATTATTAATTTTGGTGCCACGTCAGCCAAAACGAGCGCATGAAATTTCCAGCTTATGCCTGGCAGATAAGCTTAGTGTTGTCAGGCGAACAGAAAGTAAGCCCTGTGCGGAATCTACGGATGTATTTTTGGTGGATACTATTGGCGAACTGAAGCAAATGTATGCGGTTGCAGAGTGTAGTTTTGTTGCGGGTAGTATGGTGCCTATTGGCGGGCATAATATTTTTGAGCCGATATTACTGGATGTGCCGGTATTATTTGGACCCTACATGAAAAATTCTGAACTATTAGCCCAGCAGTTACTTGATGCGAAAGGGGCGGTGCAATGTTTTAATGTGGAAGATATTGTTAACAATGTGGCGCTTGTCCTGAGTCAGCCACAAGTGAAAAATCAATTGGTGAGTGCAGGGCGTGTTTTTGTTGAGCAAAATAAGGGCGCGTTAGGCAGAACGGTGGAAGTAATTAATCGTTTATGTGGCACGCGCACAAACCCAGACATCAACCTGACTGACACCACTCGACTTTAG
- a CDS encoding YybS family protein, translated as MNFLANFIMKGRMQAMAVASSFALLSLLMPPVSIVSSATVALITLRRGAYEGLLVLFSASLAAAALGLMVIGNFQFAFGYVLVLWLPVWVLSIALREGRHLSLAFEIASALGVLFVIGFYAIAEDPALYWQTVLNGMIQPMLQASEVPVEQIEQTVVMLAKYMTGIIAIGSVTGLLLGLLLARWWQANLYNPGGFGREYLSLSMPLRFTMATIIIFIIAAVTSGIVSELAWNIGIILFMLYAFIGTAISHALISTFKARRFLLPFFYISVFVVPHIVIPVAIIGISDTWLNLRKNIPPHPVLKSIVKSVCR; from the coding sequence GTGAATTTTTTAGCGAATTTTATTATGAAAGGAAGAATGCAGGCGATGGCGGTTGCTTCTTCTTTTGCTTTGCTTTCACTTCTTATGCCACCTGTCAGTATTGTAAGTTCAGCAACAGTAGCATTGATTACATTGCGCCGTGGAGCGTATGAAGGCTTGTTGGTATTATTCAGTGCCAGTCTTGCTGCTGCAGCATTAGGTTTAATGGTTATAGGTAACTTCCAATTTGCTTTTGGCTATGTGCTTGTTTTGTGGCTTCCGGTCTGGGTGCTGTCAATTGCATTGCGCGAAGGCCGACATTTGTCGCTGGCTTTTGAAATCGCTTCTGCATTAGGCGTGTTGTTTGTTATAGGTTTTTATGCAATTGCTGAAGACCCTGCTCTGTATTGGCAGACAGTGTTGAATGGAATGATTCAGCCTATGTTGCAGGCATCTGAAGTGCCCGTAGAGCAGATTGAGCAGACGGTTGTCATGTTGGCCAAATATATGACCGGCATTATTGCGATAGGATCTGTTACAGGATTATTACTAGGCTTGTTATTGGCACGCTGGTGGCAGGCTAATCTATATAATCCCGGTGGTTTTGGCCGCGAATATCTGTCTCTGAGTATGCCGTTGCGTTTTACTATGGCGACGATTATCATTTTTATAATTGCTGCGGTAACCAGCGGAATAGTTTCAGAGCTGGCATGGAACATAGGTATTATTTTATTTATGTTGTATGCCTTTATAGGAACAGCCATTTCGCACGCTTTAATATCGACCTTTAAGGCGAGACGCTTTTTATTGCCGTTCTTTTATATAAGCGTTTTTGTTGTTCCACATATAGTGATACCGGTAGCGATTATTGGTATCAGTGATACGTGGCTGAATTTACGAAAAAATATCCCCCCCCATCCAGTACTTAAAAGTATTGTGAAATCGGTATGCCGATAA
- the rplI gene encoding 50S ribosomal protein L9 yields MEVLLLEKVVNLGNLGDKVSVKSGYARNYLVPQKKAVMATNEKIAEFEARRAELEKAAAEKLAKAQKRADALNKIEVVIAHKAGDEGKLFGSVGTQDIADAMTAAGTDVDKSEVRLPEGIIRFIGEYEISVNLHADVTETVTVQVVAEV; encoded by the coding sequence ATGGAAGTTCTTCTTCTTGAGAAAGTTGTAAACCTAGGTAACCTAGGTGATAAAGTAAGTGTGAAATCAGGATATGCTAGAAATTATCTGGTTCCACAAAAAAAAGCTGTAATGGCGACAAATGAAAAAATTGCTGAATTTGAAGCGCGTAGAGCTGAACTTGAAAAAGCGGCTGCTGAAAAATTAGCGAAAGCTCAAAAAAGAGCAGATGCATTGAACAAAATTGAAGTTGTTATTGCTCATAAAGCCGGTGACGAAGGTAAGTTGTTTGGCTCTGTAGGTACGCAGGATATTGCTGATGCAATGACGGCTGCCGGCACTGACGTTGATAAGAGTGAAGTGCGTTTACCTGAAGGAATTATCCGTTTTATAGGCGAATATGAAATTAGCGTGAACCTTCATGCCGATGTCACTGAAACGGTAACAGTCCAGGTTGTTGCAGAAGTCTAA
- the trhP gene encoding prephenate-dependent tRNA uridine(34) hydroxylase TrhP, producing the protein MKKIELLSPAGTLKNMRYAFAYGADAVYAGQPRYSLRVRNNDFLDENLAKGIAEAHALGKKFFLATNVIPHNTKVKTFIQDIAPIVAMQPDALIMADPGLIMMAREHWPDMPIHLSVQANTVNFASVKFWQTMGVERIILSRELSLDEIAEIRQECPDMELEVFVHGALCIAYSGRCLLSGYFNHRDPNQGTCTNSCRWKYDTKPAHENAEGDFVLDGSAISMNDLNASTANCGGAERHPLADEVYFLEEEGRPGELLPVMEDEHGTYIMNSKDLRAIEHVHRLVEIGVDSLKIEGRTKSHYYVARTAQTYKQAINDALAGRDFQPELIGILENLANRGYTDGFYQRHHTHEHQNYISGYSKSHQQQFCGEIRAYDENTGLAEILVKNKFSVGDKLEFIHPDGNHDIIVKRMEDMYGHEMQVASGGGYEVKIPIPAFQNKLGLLARYF; encoded by the coding sequence ATGAAAAAAATCGAACTACTTTCCCCTGCTGGCACTTTAAAAAATATGCGTTATGCTTTCGCTTACGGTGCAGATGCTGTTTACGCAGGGCAACCGCGTTATAGCCTACGGGTACGTAACAATGACTTTCTTGACGAAAATCTCGCAAAAGGCATAGCCGAGGCACATGCTTTAGGGAAAAAATTTTTCCTGGCAACCAATGTAATTCCCCATAATACCAAGGTTAAAACATTTATCCAGGATATTGCACCTATTGTTGCCATGCAACCTGACGCACTCATTATGGCCGACCCGGGATTAATCATGATGGCCCGTGAACACTGGCCTGACATGCCGATACATTTATCCGTACAAGCCAATACAGTCAATTTTGCGAGCGTTAAATTCTGGCAAACAATGGGGGTTGAACGCATTATTTTATCGCGCGAGTTGTCACTTGATGAAATTGCCGAAATCCGTCAGGAATGCCCCGATATGGAGCTGGAAGTTTTTGTCCACGGTGCACTCTGCATTGCCTATTCCGGACGTTGTTTATTATCAGGTTATTTTAATCATCGCGACCCTAATCAAGGCACTTGCACCAATTCATGTCGATGGAAATATGACACCAAACCAGCCCATGAAAATGCAGAAGGTGATTTTGTTCTGGATGGCAGCGCCATCTCTATGAACGACTTAAATGCCAGCACCGCCAACTGTGGCGGTGCTGAGCGCCATCCGCTTGCTGATGAAGTCTACTTTCTCGAAGAAGAAGGTCGCCCGGGAGAACTTTTACCCGTCATGGAAGATGAGCACGGCACCTATATCATGAACTCCAAAGATTTACGCGCTATTGAACACGTGCATCGTCTGGTAGAAATAGGTGTCGATAGCCTAAAAATCGAAGGTCGCACCAAATCGCATTATTATGTTGCAAGAACAGCGCAAACCTATAAGCAGGCGATAAACGATGCCTTGGCAGGTAGAGATTTTCAACCCGAACTGATTGGTATATTAGAAAACCTTGCCAATCGTGGCTATACCGATGGCTTTTATCAACGCCACCACACCCACGAACATCAAAACTATATATCGGGCTACTCTAAAAGCCATCAGCAACAATTTTGCGGTGAAATCAGGGCTTACGATGAAAACACGGGACTCGCTGAAATTCTGGTAAAAAATAAGTTCTCAGTTGGTGACAAACTGGAGTTTATACACCCAGATGGAAATCATGATATTATCGTCAAACGCATGGAAGATATGTATGGACATGAAATGCAGGTAGCATCAGGCGGCGGCTATGAAGTTAAAATTCCCATCCCCGCGTTCCAGAATAAACTGGGCTTATTAGCCCGTTATTTTTAA